A single region of the Pseudanabaena sp. FACHB-2040 genome encodes:
- the gltX gene encoding glutamate--tRNA ligase has product MTVRVRLAPSPTGNLHIGTARTAVFNWLFARHEGGQFILRIEDTDEERSRPEYTENILTGLKWLGMTWDEGPFFQSQRLDLYREAIQKLLDQGSAYRAYDTPEELEAMREAQKAKGQAPRYDNRHRNLTDEQQAAFEAEGRTAVIRFKIDDDRTLTWNDMVRGPVTWKASDLGGDMVVARASAGGQIGQPLYNLAVVVDDIDMNITHVIRGEDHIANTAKQILLYEAFGATLPAFAHTPLILNQAGQKLSKRDGVTSIFEFQKLGFTAEALTNYMTLLGWSPPDAEELFTLPHAAEKFGFDRVNKAGAKFDWDKLDWINSQYLHALPPETLLEAILPYWQEAGYAFDLESDRNWLLPLAALIGPSLTRLPDSVAQAHFFFSEILPYSSDAKAQMQQPGAAEVVQAAVDAIASETSLSSPADVKALADQVAKAQGVKKGLVMKTLRAALMGDMQGPDLAESWVILHQRGFDVARLKAALGLVEG; this is encoded by the coding sequence ATGACTGTCCGCGTTCGCCTTGCCCCCAGTCCTACGGGCAATCTTCACATCGGCACTGCCCGAACTGCTGTCTTCAACTGGCTCTTTGCGCGCCATGAGGGCGGCCAGTTCATCCTGAGAATTGAAGACACCGACGAGGAGCGATCGCGCCCCGAATACACCGAGAACATTCTCACGGGCCTCAAGTGGCTGGGCATGACCTGGGATGAAGGCCCTTTCTTTCAGTCCCAGCGGCTTGACCTGTACCGAGAGGCGATTCAAAAGCTGCTGGACCAGGGGTCGGCTTACCGGGCCTACGACACTCCAGAGGAGCTAGAGGCCATGCGGGAGGCCCAAAAAGCGAAGGGACAGGCCCCGCGCTACGACAACCGCCACCGCAATCTGACCGACGAGCAGCAGGCTGCTTTTGAGGCAGAGGGCCGCACTGCCGTCATCCGCTTTAAAATCGACGACGATCGCACCCTCACCTGGAACGATATGGTGCGCGGCCCCGTTACCTGGAAGGCCAGCGATTTGGGCGGCGACATGGTCGTAGCTCGGGCCTCGGCGGGTGGCCAGATCGGCCAGCCGCTCTACAATTTGGCTGTGGTGGTCGATGACATTGATATGAACATCACCCACGTCATTCGCGGGGAAGACCACATTGCCAACACGGCTAAGCAGATCTTGCTGTACGAAGCCTTTGGAGCGACGTTGCCAGCTTTTGCCCACACGCCGCTGATTTTGAACCAGGCAGGGCAAAAGCTCTCTAAGCGCGACGGAGTCACCTCAATTTTTGAGTTCCAGAAGCTAGGCTTTACCGCTGAGGCGCTGACTAACTATATGACCCTGCTAGGCTGGTCACCGCCGGATGCCGAGGAACTGTTTACCTTACCCCATGCAGCTGAGAAGTTTGGCTTTGACCGGGTGAATAAAGCCGGGGCTAAGTTTGACTGGGACAAGCTGGACTGGATCAACAGCCAGTATCTCCACGCGTTGCCGCCTGAAACGCTGCTAGAAGCTATCTTGCCCTATTGGCAAGAGGCGGGATATGCGTTTGATCTGGAGAGCGATCGCAACTGGCTACTGCCCCTGGCAGCTCTGATTGGTCCTAGCTTGACTCGCCTGCCTGACAGTGTGGCTCAGGCCCACTTCTTCTTCAGCGAGATTTTGCCTTACTCCAGCGATGCCAAGGCTCAGATGCAGCAGCCGGGAGCGGCTGAGGTGGTGCAGGCGGCGGTAGATGCGATCGCATCTGAAACGTCGCTCAGCAGCCCTGCCGATGTGAAGGCGTTAGCTGACCAAGTGGCTAAGGCCCAAGGCGTGAAGAAGGGCCTGGTTATGAAAACCTTACGAGCTGCCCTGATGGGAGATATGCAGGGGCCGGATTTGGCCGAATCTTGGGTGATTCTGCACCAGCGGGGGTTTGATGTGGCACGTCTGAAGGCGGCGCTGGGCTTAGTAGAAGGGTAG
- a CDS encoding DNA translocase FtsK — MPPLSVTDIRLAFECPRLLYLGYHSGGQTLFLPAGGATGIGSAFHQLADWCVRQLRQDAAFQEFLRPETLDSAMLAQQIQQRLYATVFYPYLQATVKRDPARAVGLHQIWQGLQGLIQRWAEWLVQNRRFCPPEQLIQKTFLGQELTVRYTFALANGQRQTVTGRYDSLMYDFREQRLCVAEYKTYSAPDSSAQVVQVALYGLLLRETVGVPINSAVYSVLPDWREQVYSWEQLAETLHQLVPQKLQQIQTWLAWRVGQLDPPPATPYPHLCEICPQRAKCQSYFGDGPSPASSESARKEQSKPTKAQSKQLDLTGGSAQALQAEVTQAVPVRQPQPTAPVPLPEKPQPVSPKAQSQAKADSATANYDQISAQLVHTLKSFGVGVDSQGVAVGPAFVRVRLRPHMGVKVSSILRLSDDLRVQLGLTAPPMIAPQAGFVSVDLPRPDRQTAHFDQYLQQQHLPITAPVQIAIGVNLDGELIEADLSDPNTCHFLVGGTTGSGKSEFLRSLLLSLVARHTPAHLQIALVDPKRVTFPDFETLPSLLEPVVKDGEGAIALMTRLVEEMDRRYQRFEQARCADLAGHNAKAQEPLPRIVCIFDEYADFMAEKETRTALEYSIKRLGAMARAAGIHLIIATQRPEAKVVTPLIRSNLPGRVALRTASDADSMIILGGKQGDAANLLGKGDLLYLQGAQLLRLQSLFAGQVAV, encoded by the coding sequence ATGCCGCCCCTGTCCGTCACCGATATTCGGCTCGCCTTTGAATGCCCCCGGCTGCTGTACCTGGGGTACCACAGCGGCGGGCAGACTTTGTTTTTGCCCGCTGGCGGAGCGACCGGCATTGGCAGCGCTTTTCATCAGCTAGCTGATTGGTGTGTGCGGCAGCTGCGGCAGGATGCTGCCTTTCAAGAATTTTTGAGGCCAGAAACTCTCGATAGCGCAATGTTGGCTCAGCAGATCCAGCAGCGGCTCTACGCCACAGTGTTCTACCCCTATTTGCAGGCAACCGTTAAGCGCGATCCGGCTAGGGCGGTGGGGCTACACCAGATTTGGCAAGGGCTACAGGGGTTGATCCAGCGGTGGGCCGAGTGGCTGGTGCAAAATCGGCGGTTTTGCCCGCCTGAACAGCTGATTCAAAAAACGTTTTTGGGCCAGGAGTTAACGGTGCGCTATACCTTTGCTCTGGCCAACGGTCAGCGGCAAACCGTTACGGGCCGCTACGACAGCCTAATGTACGACTTCCGGGAGCAGCGGCTCTGTGTAGCGGAGTACAAGACCTACTCCGCGCCCGACTCCTCGGCCCAAGTGGTGCAGGTGGCGCTATACGGGCTGCTGCTGCGGGAAACAGTAGGCGTGCCAATCAACTCAGCTGTCTATAGTGTGCTGCCAGACTGGCGAGAGCAGGTTTATTCCTGGGAGCAGCTGGCCGAAACCCTCCACCAGTTAGTGCCCCAAAAGCTCCAGCAGATTCAGACCTGGCTGGCCTGGCGGGTCGGTCAACTAGACCCACCGCCCGCAACGCCTTATCCCCATCTATGTGAGATCTGTCCGCAGCGGGCCAAGTGCCAGAGCTATTTTGGCGATGGGCCTTCCCCCGCTTCCTCAGAGTCCGCCAGGAAGGAGCAGTCTAAACCAACCAAGGCCCAGTCAAAGCAGCTTGATTTGACCGGCGGCAGTGCTCAGGCTTTGCAGGCTGAAGTTACGCAAGCCGTTCCAGTTAGGCAGCCCCAACCGACTGCACCCGTACCGCTTCCGGAAAAGCCACAGCCCGTCTCTCCAAAAGCGCAGAGTCAGGCAAAGGCTGATTCGGCCACAGCGAACTACGACCAAATTTCAGCCCAGCTAGTGCACACTCTAAAATCCTTTGGCGTCGGCGTAGATTCGCAGGGAGTGGCTGTGGGGCCAGCCTTCGTTCGGGTGCGGCTCAGGCCCCATATGGGCGTCAAGGTCAGCTCTATTCTGCGGCTATCGGACGATCTGCGGGTGCAGTTGGGGCTAACCGCACCGCCGATGATCGCGCCTCAGGCTGGATTTGTCAGCGTGGACTTGCCTCGACCCGACCGGCAGACAGCTCATTTTGACCAGTACCTGCAGCAACAGCACCTGCCGATCACAGCACCCGTACAAATCGCCATTGGCGTCAACCTAGACGGGGAGCTGATCGAGGCCGACCTATCTGACCCCAACACCTGCCATTTTTTGGTAGGCGGCACTACCGGCAGCGGCAAGAGCGAGTTTTTGCGATCGCTCTTGCTCTCCCTCGTCGCCCGCCACACCCCTGCCCACCTGCAAATCGCCCTGGTCGATCCCAAGCGCGTTACCTTTCCCGACTTTGAAACCCTGCCCTCGCTGCTAGAACCTGTGGTGAAAGATGGCGAGGGTGCGATCGCACTCATGACCCGCCTAGTCGAAGAGATGGATCGGCGCTATCAACGCTTCGAGCAGGCCCGCTGCGCCGACTTAGCAGGCCACAACGCCAAAGCCCAAGAGCCCCTGCCGCGTATCGTCTGCATATTTGACGAATACGCCGACTTCATGGCCGAAAAAGAAACCCGCACCGCCCTGGAGTACAGCATCAAGCGCCTAGGGGCCATGGCCCGTGCCGCAGGCATTCACCTGATCATCGCTACCCAGCGCCCCGAAGCCAAAGTCGTCACACCCCTGATCCGCTCCAACCTGCCGGGACGAGTTGCCCTCCGCACCGCCAGCGATGCCGACTCTATGATTATTTTGGGCGGCAAGCAGGGCGACGCAGCCAATCTACTAGGCAAGGGCGACCTGCTTTACCTCCAAGGAGCCCAGCTGCTGCGGCTGCAGAGCTTGTTTGCAGGGCAGGTGGCGGTTTAG
- a CDS encoding P-loop NTPase fold protein yields the protein MTSLEQLVQRSVNPFDPATFKPGNFWQEAQNPAQEVTAIHQEAVVTVEDLLEQVRCDRISRTLLLAGDSGSGKSYLLGRLKRRLNDRAFFAYIGPWPDSQYLWRHVLRNTVDSLVHAPEGKAESQLLLWLKSLPSLKEHSLLKWVQGERSVFIRELRASFPAGIYNAKEFFGVLYDLTNPDLRPLACDWLRGDDLDEEDLSALRVKASINSEDAAQKILMNFGRISGSTQPIVLCFDNLDNIPKQADGKPDLQALFNVNSTVHNESLNNFVILISIITGTWRQYHSSLQPADKARINCTLTLKGIHLDQAESLWASRLADFHQQAEPKPESAIAPLTRPWLESKFPGGRALPRNVLMLGQQLIKQFKDNGHLGDPPAPQPIDKPPPPPPPRPHAAAVESASFDLLWQKEFQKVRGRLSRISQLSSPELIWRLREALEALQIPGLRTSFLKSPKFSAYSLAHEAPVSTGIIWTEDRNMTSFYHLMRACEKAVNTSNGNGRDSAGKVHRMYLIRAEDLGRPNSKGHQIYRQVFAYANYLHVIPDLLSVHYLETYHALVNAASGGELVVGHTTPTVAMLQEMVRQSGSLNGCPLLHELEVVPEGAPAPPLTEPEAKTTVKSTKPTGSKAPSRGSRPSRSHSPKSPHLDQAKEYILSLMTTQGLMGVQALTENTLNQVSGLSDREVKPLIQQLCQENRLQFVDPNAAYEAQLICLVPE from the coding sequence GTGACATCCCTGGAGCAACTCGTTCAGCGCAGCGTCAATCCTTTTGACCCGGCTACTTTCAAGCCGGGCAACTTTTGGCAAGAGGCGCAGAACCCGGCCCAGGAGGTCACGGCGATTCACCAGGAGGCGGTGGTCACGGTTGAAGACCTCTTGGAGCAGGTGCGGTGCGATCGCATTTCCCGCACCCTGCTGCTAGCGGGGGATTCTGGCTCGGGCAAGAGCTATCTGCTGGGTCGGCTCAAGCGCCGGCTCAACGACCGGGCTTTCTTTGCCTACATTGGCCCCTGGCCCGACAGCCAATACCTCTGGCGGCACGTCTTACGCAATACCGTAGATAGCCTGGTTCACGCCCCTGAAGGCAAGGCCGAGTCGCAGCTGCTGCTCTGGCTCAAGAGCCTGCCCAGCCTAAAAGAGCACAGCCTGCTCAAGTGGGTGCAAGGCGAGCGCAGTGTTTTTATTCGAGAATTGCGGGCTAGCTTTCCGGCGGGTATTTACAATGCCAAGGAATTTTTTGGCGTTCTCTACGACCTGACCAACCCCGACCTGCGGCCTCTGGCCTGCGACTGGCTGCGGGGCGACGACCTTGATGAAGAAGACCTGAGTGCCCTGCGGGTCAAGGCATCGATTAACTCTGAAGATGCCGCCCAAAAAATCCTGATGAACTTTGGCCGCATCTCAGGATCGACCCAGCCCATCGTGCTCTGCTTCGACAACCTCGACAATATTCCCAAGCAGGCCGACGGCAAGCCCGATCTGCAGGCGCTTTTTAACGTCAACTCCACGGTTCATAACGAGAGCCTGAACAACTTTGTCATTCTAATCAGCATCATCACTGGCACCTGGCGGCAGTACCACTCGTCTCTGCAGCCTGCCGACAAGGCCCGAATTAACTGCACCCTGACTCTCAAAGGCATTCACCTGGATCAGGCAGAGTCGCTGTGGGCCAGCCGGCTAGCAGATTTTCATCAGCAGGCTGAACCTAAACCGGAGAGTGCGATCGCACCCCTCACGCGCCCCTGGCTAGAGAGCAAGTTTCCCGGTGGTCGCGCCCTGCCCCGCAACGTGCTGATGCTGGGCCAGCAGCTGATCAAGCAGTTTAAAGACAACGGTCACCTGGGCGATCCGCCTGCGCCTCAGCCGATTGACAAGCCGCCCCCGCCCCCGCCCCCTCGGCCCCATGCGGCTGCAGTCGAATCCGCCAGCTTTGACCTGCTCTGGCAAAAGGAGTTTCAAAAGGTGCGCGGTCGCCTCAGCCGCATCTCTCAGCTCTCATCACCCGAGCTAATCTGGCGGCTGCGCGAGGCCCTAGAAGCCCTGCAAATCCCCGGCCTTCGGACATCCTTTCTCAAAAGCCCTAAATTTTCTGCCTATTCCCTGGCCCACGAAGCGCCCGTTAGTACCGGCATCATCTGGACTGAAGATCGCAATATGACCAGCTTTTACCACCTCATGCGAGCCTGCGAAAAGGCGGTAAATACAAGCAACGGCAACGGGCGAGACTCCGCTGGCAAGGTTCACCGCATGTACCTGATTCGCGCCGAAGACCTGGGGCGGCCCAACAGCAAGGGGCACCAGATCTACCGCCAGGTCTTTGCCTATGCCAACTACCTCCATGTCATTCCCGACCTGCTCTCTGTTCACTATCTAGAGACCTATCACGCCCTGGTCAATGCCGCTTCTGGAGGCGAACTAGTGGTGGGTCACACCACACCCACCGTGGCCATGCTGCAGGAGATGGTGCGGCAATCTGGCTCGCTCAACGGCTGCCCGCTGCTACACGAGTTAGAGGTGGTGCCCGAAGGAGCCCCAGCACCGCCCCTGACAGAACCAGAAGCAAAGACCACCGTTAAATCCACCAAACCCACAGGCTCCAAGGCACCTTCCCGAGGTTCTCGCCCGAGCCGTTCCCACAGCCCAAAGTCGCCCCACTTGGATCAGGCCAAGGAGTACATTCTCAGCCTGATGACCACTCAGGGCCTAATGGGCGTCCAAGCCCTGACCGAAAACACGCTCAACCAGGTTTCCGGTCTTAGCGATCGCGAAGTTAAGCCGCTGATTCAGCAGCTTTGCCAAGAAAACCGACTGCAGTTTGTGGACCCCAACGCCGCCTACGAAGCTCAGCTCATCTGCCTGGTGCCAGAGTAA
- a CDS encoding diguanylate cyclase, translating to MTGSEDLLFDTCCCRSFQQALTIDPTPVEAPAQMPVAEVLHQMVAANRAYALVQGRPQPSLFTYQQAAQAAAENLDLSLTLVGQVAVPISDAVVKPSADLERQAQDLFQVGTVDWLPVVNQARHPVGILTRQGLHPLNLRVAAHVPLPIAGQERPPLCLPDKGLQEREERLRIALEGACTGTWDWDLTNGMMVWSEGQERLFGLAAGEFDGRFETFLSMVHGEDCDRTRQTLENVIQSCQRYDLEFRIIRRDGSLRWLSSRGRVFAQNKRPVRLAGVTLDITDHKRAEAELQRQVQRERIIGELAQRIRQLLDLDSILEQTVTSVRQFIEADRVIILQCSPVMSGQVIKESLDPKYPSMMEWTLRDPWSVNEKYLNFYRQGRGLAVDNIHTQKLQPDQLQFLEYFGIQAEVVVPLLQDETLWGLLVVHQCDRPRLWQTADVRLLQNLSTQVSIAIQQARLNHDLRQANEQLKKIAFLDGLTQVANRRCFEQYLNQEWRRLTREQAPLSLIMCDIDYFKNFNDIYGHQAGDGCLRRVARTLSRSIKRPADLLARYGGEEFVVILPGTDLAGAEIVAEDMRIAVRSRCIPHAGSQIEAFVTLSLGVAACVPTPSSSPEILIGRADGALYQAKHTGRDRIVLAN from the coding sequence GTGACAGGCTCTGAAGACCTTTTGTTTGACACCTGCTGCTGCAGATCTTTTCAGCAGGCGCTGACTATCGACCCAACGCCTGTCGAAGCCCCTGCCCAAATGCCTGTTGCTGAGGTGCTCCACCAGATGGTTGCCGCTAATCGTGCCTATGCGCTGGTTCAAGGTAGGCCGCAGCCATCCCTCTTCACCTACCAGCAGGCGGCCCAGGCCGCAGCCGAGAATCTAGACTTGTCTCTGACTCTGGTGGGTCAGGTTGCGGTACCTATATCTGATGCTGTCGTCAAGCCCTCCGCCGACCTTGAGCGGCAGGCCCAGGATCTGTTTCAAGTGGGCACCGTTGACTGGCTGCCGGTTGTGAACCAGGCCCGTCATCCAGTTGGCATTTTGACCCGCCAGGGACTGCATCCCCTAAATCTACGGGTTGCCGCCCATGTGCCGCTACCTATTGCGGGGCAAGAGAGACCGCCTTTGTGCCTGCCGGACAAGGGCCTGCAAGAGCGGGAGGAACGGTTACGAATTGCCCTAGAGGGAGCCTGTACGGGTACCTGGGATTGGGATTTGACCAATGGCATGATGGTCTGGTCTGAGGGGCAGGAGCGGCTGTTTGGGCTGGCTGCAGGAGAGTTTGACGGGCGCTTTGAGACGTTTCTGAGTATGGTGCATGGGGAGGATTGCGATCGCACCCGCCAAACCCTAGAGAACGTGATTCAGTCCTGCCAGCGCTACGACCTGGAGTTTCGCATTATCCGTCGCGATGGCTCGTTGCGGTGGCTCTCTAGCCGAGGCCGGGTCTTTGCCCAAAACAAGCGACCCGTGCGGCTGGCCGGAGTCACGCTAGACATCACTGATCACAAGCGGGCGGAGGCCGAACTGCAGCGCCAGGTTCAGCGTGAGCGAATTATTGGCGAACTGGCCCAGCGCATCCGCCAGCTGCTAGACCTAGACAGCATTTTGGAGCAGACGGTGACGTCCGTACGCCAGTTCATTGAGGCGGATCGGGTCATTATTCTGCAGTGCAGTCCGGTGATGAGCGGCCAAGTCATCAAAGAGTCGCTCGACCCCAAATACCCCTCCATGATGGAGTGGACCCTGCGTGATCCTTGGTCAGTGAACGAGAAATATCTCAACTTTTATCGACAGGGTCGGGGGCTGGCGGTAGACAATATTCACACCCAAAAGCTTCAGCCTGACCAGCTCCAGTTTCTAGAGTATTTTGGCATTCAGGCGGAGGTGGTCGTGCCCCTCCTCCAGGACGAAACGCTTTGGGGACTGCTGGTAGTGCATCAGTGCGATCGCCCCCGGCTCTGGCAGACAGCAGATGTGCGCTTGCTACAGAACCTCTCGACTCAGGTCAGCATTGCCATTCAGCAAGCGAGGCTCAATCACGACCTGAGGCAGGCCAACGAACAGCTCAAAAAAATCGCCTTTCTAGACGGGCTGACTCAAGTTGCCAACCGTCGCTGCTTTGAGCAGTACCTCAACCAGGAATGGCGGCGACTGACCCGTGAACAGGCCCCCCTATCGCTGATTATGTGCGATATCGACTACTTCAAAAACTTCAACGATATCTACGGCCACCAAGCAGGCGATGGCTGTCTGCGGCGGGTGGCGCGAACCTTGAGCCGCAGCATCAAGCGACCTGCTGACCTGCTGGCCCGCTACGGCGGTGAAGAATTTGTCGTAATCCTGCCGGGAACTGACCTGGCCGGGGCTGAAATCGTGGCAGAAGATATGCGCATAGCTGTCCGCAGCCGCTGCATTCCCCATGCCGGATCTCAAATTGAGGCGTTTGTCACGCTGAGTCTGGGGGTGGCAGCCTGTGTGCCGACCCCAAGCAGCAGCCCAGAGATTCTGATAGGCAGAGCAGATGGGGCGCTTTACCAGGCTAAGCACACGGGGCGCGATCGCATTGTGCTAGCTAACTAG
- a CDS encoding GAF domain-containing protein, whose translation MVQAFSNGADMRRAANVPTTIEEEPCPSLEPAAALQGADWLALIEQRSRLAIALLEVKSDRASGQLQHSVLFATETCRRLLAYPPGTTTPLLEHLSPTDQAALLQRLRLQILNGILQYHYGEVNLVDERLMREPVIVSLRKPESDQKRQLELRLQSAFPGGSPLETPLIRSISDSLLSRLGACWPAPPDRQGVTAQLLTPGSPLALLLETLDPKDYEASGYLLLEGWNVTERELASSLVQLLVSRDSVLEPLKFGRANALMKQLFRADGSLILSAENDQVTLFMGLEKPEWDVQTYPVQMLQQSSFFNGSGRVLNIPDLSLNCTTDCARHILETGVRSLLIIPLVIKSAALKAESRHLLGLVGVTSRHPYAFTQVDCDQAARLIPSLTAALRHTVQDRFTNIHSAVRWRFEQEAERRSWGLPPEPIVFENVYPLYGISDVRGSSEERNRAIQADLLTQFRLALAVVDALCEKGDNAFASQFRVDLVEHIQELEGGITVDAEVTLVRYLQDTLEGYFEFFASCSPTARQAVEAYQAALNPAHGCVYAARALYDQTINQINLLLRDTWNRWQQTMQGITRHYCDIEATDGIDHMIYAGRSIDPQFTPFHLRSLRYEQMRAVCDCARAASTLKDNSHTHLEVTHLVLVQAATVDITHDENTERLFDVRGTRDTRYEIVKKRIDKACEAETRDRITQPGMLTVVYSTEEEWQEYQQYLRYLHREGWVESTIIQGNVEPMQGVSGLKFARVKVLPEGLVS comes from the coding sequence ATGGTGCAAGCGTTTTCCAATGGGGCGGACATGCGCAGGGCGGCCAACGTTCCTACGACAATAGAAGAGGAGCCCTGCCCGAGTTTGGAGCCGGCTGCTGCCCTGCAGGGAGCCGACTGGCTGGCTTTGATCGAGCAGCGCAGTCGACTTGCGATCGCACTACTCGAGGTCAAGAGCGATCGCGCCAGCGGCCAGCTGCAGCACTCGGTGCTGTTTGCCACAGAAACCTGTCGCCGACTGTTGGCCTATCCGCCTGGCACCACTACGCCCCTGCTGGAGCACCTATCGCCCACCGATCAAGCAGCACTGCTGCAGCGGCTGCGCCTGCAGATACTCAATGGGATTTTGCAGTACCACTATGGTGAGGTCAACCTAGTGGACGAAAGGTTGATGCGGGAGCCGGTGATTGTCAGCCTGAGAAAACCTGAGAGCGACCAAAAGCGGCAGCTTGAGCTACGGCTGCAGAGTGCCTTTCCCGGCGGCTCCCCACTCGAAACTCCGCTGATTCGCTCGATCAGCGATAGCCTGCTGAGCCGCCTGGGGGCCTGCTGGCCCGCCCCCCCCGATCGCCAAGGCGTAACGGCTCAGCTGCTCACCCCCGGTTCCCCCCTGGCCCTGCTGCTAGAGACGCTCGACCCCAAAGACTATGAAGCCAGCGGCTACCTGCTGTTGGAGGGGTGGAACGTGACCGAGCGGGAGCTAGCCAGTTCCCTGGTGCAGCTTTTGGTCAGCCGAGACTCGGTGCTAGAGCCCTTGAAGTTTGGTCGGGCCAATGCGCTGATGAAGCAGCTCTTTCGAGCCGATGGCAGCCTGATTCTGAGCGCTGAGAACGATCAGGTCACGCTATTTATGGGGCTAGAGAAGCCAGAGTGGGACGTGCAGACCTATCCGGTGCAGATGCTGCAGCAGTCTTCATTCTTTAACGGCAGCGGACGGGTGCTCAACATTCCCGACCTCAGCCTCAACTGCACGACCGACTGTGCGCGACATATTTTGGAAACTGGGGTGCGATCACTGCTGATCATTCCCCTGGTGATCAAGTCTGCAGCCCTCAAGGCCGAGTCGCGGCATCTGCTGGGCCTGGTGGGCGTTACCAGCCGCCACCCCTACGCCTTTACCCAGGTCGACTGTGACCAGGCTGCCCGGCTCATTCCGTCGCTGACAGCAGCGCTGCGCCATACGGTTCAAGACCGCTTTACCAACATTCATAGTGCGGTGCGGTGGCGGTTTGAGCAGGAGGCTGAGCGCCGTAGCTGGGGCCTACCGCCCGAACCGATTGTGTTTGAAAATGTCTATCCGCTGTACGGCATCTCGGATGTACGGGGTTCGTCGGAGGAGCGCAACCGGGCTATTCAGGCCGATCTGCTGACCCAGTTTCGATTGGCGCTGGCGGTGGTAGATGCCCTCTGCGAGAAAGGCGATAACGCCTTTGCTAGCCAGTTTCGGGTTGATTTGGTGGAGCACATTCAGGAGCTAGAGGGGGGCATTACAGTAGATGCCGAAGTAACGCTGGTGCGCTACCTGCAAGACACGCTAGAGGGTTACTTTGAGTTTTTTGCCAGCTGCAGCCCCACCGCCCGTCAGGCCGTAGAGGCTTACCAAGCTGCTCTCAATCCGGCACACGGCTGTGTGTATGCGGCCCGCGCCCTCTACGACCAGACCATCAATCAGATCAATCTGCTGTTGCGAGATACCTGGAATCGCTGGCAGCAGACTATGCAGGGCATTACCCGCCACTACTGCGATATTGAAGCGACCGACGGAATTGACCATATGATCTATGCGGGTCGCTCCATCGATCCTCAGTTCACGCCTTTTCACCTGCGCAGTCTGCGCTACGAGCAGATGCGGGCGGTCTGCGACTGCGCTCGCGCCGCCTCTACCCTCAAAGACAACAGCCATACCCATTTAGAAGTTACCCATCTAGTGCTGGTGCAGGCCGCAACCGTAGACATCACCCACGATGAAAACACTGAGCGGCTGTTTGATGTGCGGGGCACTCGTGACACTCGCTATGAAATTGTCAAAAAACGGATCGACAAAGCCTGCGAGGCCGAAACGCGCGATCGCATTACCCAACCCGGTATGTTAACGGTGGTCTACTCCACCGAAGAAGAGTGGCAGGAGTACCAGCAGTATCTACGCTATCTGCACCGAGAAGGCTGGGTCGAGTCCACCATCATTCAGGGCAATGTAGAGCCGATGCAGGGCGTTAGTGGCCTAAAGTTTGCCAGGGTCAAAGTGTTGCCTGAGGGACTAGTTAGCTAG